The Hordeum vulgare subsp. vulgare chromosome 7H, MorexV3_pseudomolecules_assembly, whole genome shotgun sequence DNA window gtgtctcctagatttgttaggtgtcgcaTGGGAGCCTTCGacttcatgtggagttgaaccaagaagtttgtaagggcaaggagatcgcctacttcatgaagatctaccccgagtgaggctagtccttcgtggacgtaagccatgatggaatagacaaggttgcttctccgtggacccttcgtgggtggaaccctttgtggactctcgcgaccgttacccttcgtgggttgaagtctccatcaacgtggacgtacgatagcaccacctatcagaaccacaccaaaaatctccatgtcatctttgcttttgatcttcctatcgctatcctctacttacatgtgcatgtctttactttctgttgctatactcttagacttgcatgtgtagggtgtgattGACTTATtgtaattgctaaaacttgcccacaactaaatttgggaaaaggctaagtttttatttggtcaagtaatctaatcaccccctctagacatacttcgaatCCTACATGTATTTATGAATCCTAACCCTAGTCATTACACGCAATTATTTTTATCCTCATCTAATCTGAACTTCGGTGAATTACCTAACCCTAATCCTATGGAAAACGGGGAGGCTACCGACACAGagagtagagagagagagagagagagagagagaggagaggagagggaagGGCGTCGTACTTCGAAATGAGGTGCTCGGGGCGAGGAGGTGTGCGTGCAGCAATGAACGATGTCAGGCGGGGGGGAGGGGGAGCTCAGGGATCGAGAGGAAGACGAGTGTCGTTTGCGATCGGAAGTGAGAGTGAAAAGGGACAATTTTTTACTAGATAGGGCTTTAAAACGGACTAGTGCTGGCGTGAACCTAATTTGCCTATTGTGCAACACCAACACTAAGTAAATAGTATGGCGTTCGATTTCAACCAACGTCATtactatttaaaaatattagtacTGACGTTGAAGATAAATGGCACGTCACAACTAAAAATTATGACTACACATTTCTCCACTAGTGCTATATTGTTGCTAAGTGGAAAAGAgataagaaaatagaaaaaagaaacaaTGTGTAAATTAACAACAAGCTGCAACAAGTACTCTTAAAGCCTTGTGAAAGTGGATGATGAGCCCTTATACTATATATCTATAGCTAATTATTAAATGAGTTGGTTATAAAGTTGACTTTAGATTACAAGACAACAACATATAGCCAACAACCAGCCATACTATCAACCATGGTCTAAATATAGTCATAGTGGGAAGTAATTTAGACTAatgtcatgcatatgatactaatcTATTTTACTATCTTGGACGCCACTACATAGTAGCGCCGCACTAGCGCCTTCCCATGCGGCGGCTTTTCTCCATACATGCAAACTAATAcaccagcatgacatcagcaaagatttttttaatgttgaatttaaaaaaagttttatctcttaaactatAAATCCAATTGACAATCCGCTTTCACCGTTAGCTTCCTCgcaacgagatcttcaaaactagatcccatgtcgacatgtttccacAACTTTTTTTTCATCGATAGTTGCCAGATTACTATTATTTAGTTGCTAGATTATGAAACACTTAATAGCTACATTTATTTAACTTAGTTGTCAACTTAGCAATCATGTGTATAGATTTTTTGGCAACTACGCTTGCTAAAACCCCACGACCATGTTTGACAATTGATTGTTGTCTTGTAGCaattttcattatacatgatagAAATGCATGTCATAGGTTTGGTCTGTCAATATAAATATgtcaacttgtcatatttacatacaactttgccagaaaaatattttgtgtgattgctagtttaactatgccgacttgtcatatttactaacaattatcaaaaacaaaaaagatttcttgtggtcgtcgattttaaatatgttgagttgtcatatttttgcacATTATCGTCctaaaaaagttgtttgtgcttgcACGTTCGATTATGttgagatgtcatatttatacgtaATTTCCAAAAAATATGGCGATTAGTTATTTTTATCACACAAGTAAATACTtattaatatgacaagtaagtgcaacaaataTGGTAAGTATGAGCAAAAAAATTGTCGAAACATGCggacatgagatctagttttaaagctttcgtcgaaacaaagtcaacgacgaaaacggatcATCGGTCAAATTAATGGTTTCAAAgataatttttttttgaattttgatcaTTTAGAATGAATGTGGTGACATcattgaatgcatgcatgcataacaaagAGAAGAGGGTTTAGCCGCAGGTTGGTTTCTTTTTGCTGCTACTTTGCACGTGGTGTGAGCCGCCGCATCGAAACCCCTATACGACTTGTGTAGGTTAGATTTTTCCTACTATCTTTATAATGCACATTGATAATTGTATTTATTCGATTGTAAACTCATTTTGCTTTCGGTTCCGTTGTGTTATGATAACATATTATGTTACTTTAAAAACATCCCTCCTTTTTAAATACATGTCACATATTTTCTTTTGTCTTAGAATGAGTTATATTACTTGCTAAGTTACTCTTACTATGACTAGCCTCATGTGATGCGACAAAACTAAATCACATGTAGTTATAACGCCTAGACATTTTCTATAgtctattatttttcttttcgGTGTATAATATTTGTGTCCCGTGATGGATTGCCAATGTTTGCTCCACTTTGGCGAGGAAACGTATAGAATATTCTTAAATTTTAAATATTAATGAATCCAACAAAGTGATTAGTTTTTTTCGAAATGTTCGTACCCCCTCTCCccccaaaaaatgttcatgaattttaaaatgTTCATGGATAATTTTTTAAGAAtcttaaaatattttaaaaccttAAAAACTGCTTGAGAATTTTGAAAATGGCTTATGAATTTTGAAATATTATTCATTAATTTATTAAAAAATTTAAATTTCGAAATAAATAGTTTTTTTTGCGAATTTTCAAAGAGGTCATGAACTAAAAAATACccatgaatttaaaaaatgtgGACGCGTTGAAAAAATGTTAGCGTATTTAAAAATATCTGTGATTTTTGAAAAGTGTTCAGGAACTTTAAAATTATATCAAATTATCCAAAAATCTCCACATATTTTTAAATATATTCCTACTTTTAGAAATTATGTATTAAAACAATTAACACATGAATTTAGAAAGTTCTTAAGAATTACTAAATATAAAATAGAACTcgataaataaaacaaataaaaatggaaaCATAATAAAGTaacaaaatattaaaataaataaCCGAAAGAAAAGAAGCGCAGGATAAAAGAATAAATCCAGAATGGAATCTTCCAAAAATTGGAGGAGAAGCATCACCTTTGGGCTAATTGGGCCAGCCCATCTATGTTTCTTCCTGTACACATAAAAACCAGTAGTTTTTCATTTAGAAGAAAAAATGTCCTTTGGTTTTTATACATtgaaaactttataatgtaaaacaTGTTCATTAATTCCAAAATTACATGAATTTCAAAGAATATTTACAATTGTGAAAATTGTTTACTGATAAAAATTGTacgtatgaaaaaatcatttatTTTAAAAATGATCTTGaatataaaaaatagaaaaattgtaaAAATATTCAGGAATTAAAAATATATTCCAGGATTTGGTTCGTGTTAAAAAAATTATGAGAATTTTAAAACATTCATGAATTTgggaaaatatttttatttggtACAAAATCATGAAGTTACTTTTTTCATGAATTAAATAATTTCAagaatttataaaataaaatgaaaaggacAAAatgtaaaaaaatcaaaaaaggaaTTAAGGTTTTTTGTAAATCACAAAACCGAGGAAAACAAAAACCAAAGTAAACCTAGCCTAGAAAATCAGAAGGAGATAACATGGGCGACAATTCAGTTACGATCTAATGAGGGAGAGATAGTAGCCTCCGTGCACCGACTGTTGTGTATTTGACGTGTTTGGGCAACTCCAACACGGTTCGCCAAAACGGGCATCGCCAAATGTCTTTGAACATCTCCGAACGTGTCCGCGAACAGCCGAGGAGGCGTATGTCATCCAGCTATATTCATATAATGTGTACCCTTTGTCCAAAGAAAATAGGCGAGAGAAGGGTGAGAGAGGAAATGAGTTTGTGGTGGGGGTCCAAAGCTAAGTTGGCGTGTCTTCAGTGTGTCCAAACTCTCCCAAGTCATACCTATGTTTGGTTCAGGTTTATAGGATTTTGGATGTTCGGActgcctaatttttttttgatgaCTCTCATTGGATGATCAAAATTCAAAAGTTCACCAAATAGGATGCCACCATTCTGAAATAGGAATTGTCATATACCAGCTCGATGATCTTAGAGGCGTCCGACTTTAAGCCCAAACGGCCCAGAACGCGTGCTATAGCATCAAAGGGTCGCGCTTGCTCCACGTGACGTCCATCCGAGGCGCTAGGGTTTTCGCGTTGCCCTCCCGTCGCTTCGCGGTGCCGAACATATAAGAGCAGCCTCCGTGCCCCGTCCGTTTCCTCTTCGTTACTCCCTCTCTCTCGACCGACGCCGCCGCCGCGTCGACAAAGTCCGTAAGGTCTCCGGCGCCCACCACATCCTGCCTCTTCCCCTCGATTCGTATACTTTCGCATTTCCTATCCTGCGCTTGTTTTGTTCCGTTCCGCGCGAGATCTCTCTTAATCTCAATGTTCTCGTGTTTGTTCTCCTGCAGGGCGTCAACTGATCGGCGGCAGCCATGAGGTACTTCCTAGCTTCCTTCGGTCGCACCACATCTCATATAGTTTCATTCCACGACTGTGTCTAGCGGCATGAAATTGTCCATTGTTCTCTGCAGTTGTGTTATAGAACACTGTAAATTACCTAGGATATATGTCATTTGCATGTCAGTCCGCCGTTGCCTGTTTTGTTAGTCGTGTAATCGTGTTAAATATCTTGTTCCAGAGTGAGTTGTCGGTTTAAGATCTTATTTGTGAGTAGAGTTGAGATCTTATGGTGCGTAGTGATTCAATTGTTTTGCAAGTGGTTAAGATGCTGTGCGAGAGGGATTGATTGAATGTAGTCCTCTACAAGTCTAAAATTGCTCAAGTATTGTGCGAAAGAGATTAATTGAATGTAGTCCTCCACAAGTTTGACTTGCTAGAACTCGTGGTATATTCCAATGTAGGCATTTTCTGCTTCCTTAAAGCCATATCATTCTAGAACTGGGCGGCTTAATTGCCAATTTTTTCTTACAACATCATGATTTTGAGCTTGTCTAACCCATTGCAGTAAGCTCCAAAGTGATGCTGTCAAGGATGCCATCACCCAGATTGTTGGGGAGGCCAGAGAAAAGAAACGCAAGTTCACTGAGACTGTGGAGCTTCAGATTGGTCTCAAGAACTACGACCCACAAAAGGATAAACGTTTCAGTGGCTCTGTGAAGCTGCCCCATATCCCCCGCCCAAAGATGAGGGTGTGCATGCTTGGTGATGCCCAGCACGTCGACCAGGTAAAGATACTCCTCGATATATGTGTGGAAGTTTATGTATTAACTCAACTATGACATCAATTGAAATGCTTATGTTTGATAGTGATTGTGCCCTGCATGTATCAATTACATTAATGACATTTCGTCAAGCCAAGAACCACCGTACTTCCTAATATGATAATTATGTCAAGAAAATTGAATTggatcattttttatttttattctgccTACTATGGTACCGTGCGTTCTAATCATATGATGATGTGTATTGGAATGTGTGCAGGCTGAGAAAATGGGACTTGACTACATGGATGTTGAAAGTCttaagaagatgaacaagaacaagaagcttGTTAAGAAGCTAGCCAAGAAGTACCATGCTTTCCTGGCATCAGAGGCCATAATCAAGCAGATCCCTCGTCTCCTTGGCCCTGGTCTTAACAAGGCAGGCATGTTCTCCATCTTGTTTCATGCTAGTACTGTTTCATTTTCAAGTTATATTGCTCTTGTGCAAGTCTAGTCTTAATCTGGTTGTTGATGCCTCATTGCATCTTCTGATTTGTTTCATTTGTTGCTATGTGCATTGTGAGCCTTTGGCATTGTGCAGAAAGGGCAAGTAGACTATTTTCATTACCTAGACATTTAATGTTGTTGCTCTAAATCTCTTTCacatattgctatattctctcggAGAGCTGTCTGCTAGTGTTACCAACTTTTCTTATGCGGTAGCAGGATCTAATCCAGTCACGTCGATGCCACTGCAGGCAAGTTTCCCACTCTGGTAAGTCACCAGGAATCTCTTGAAGCCAAGGTGAACGAGACAAAAGCTACAGTCAAGTTCCAGCTAAAGAAGGTTCTTTGCATGGGTGTTGCTGTGGGCAACTTGTCGATGGACGAGAAGCAGATCCAACAAAACATCCAAATGAGCGTCAACTTCCTTGTGTCCCTCCTGAAGAAGAACTGGCAGAATGTGAGACCCATTCTGGATTCTCGTTGCAACTATGCGTCTTGTGTTTCTGTTTAATGTAGATAATCAACTCGCATGACATTGCATCCTACAGTTCTGATTTTATATGATTTGTGTTCTCCAGGTGAGGTGCCTGTACGTGAAGAGCACCATGGGGAAGCGTGTACGGGTGTTCTAAGTTGGTGTGCTCCAGTGGCTGTCCTGTCGACCCGAGCTTGTCTTTGGATTAGATCTGTTTCACTGATACCAATTTTGTGTTTACCTAAGCGAACATCAACAAGTATTTTATCTTGTTAGTCTTTTGTTGAACAGAAATCATGGGAGCAATAGAACTGCATTTTCTGTTAAGATTCTCCGTTGTGCCTTTTATATCAAAGATCTATGCGATCTTGATTTTCATCTCTGGGGTTGTTTGGATAAGGATTTTTTCCTAAAACCGTTTCCTATAAGAGCATCTCAAACAGTTATGGTTTCCTCTAGTTTGTAGGTCAAACTCATGTAAAATGATCCAGAGTATACTCAGGCAAACAGTTCGAACATGAAAATCATGTGATATACGTTCCGTGAAATGAAAAGACATGAATAAAACAAGGATAAATATGAAAAGCACTCAAGATCATCACTGATGACTTCCATTACCCGTGCCGCTCCCAAATCCAAGTCCAGTAGTGTCTCCACCCAGCTTTGGTGATGAAATTTGTGGCTTCATGATCGGTAGATATTGTAATTAAAATTTATGACATCATGATCTGCAGATATTGCAAAGGTTAACAGTGTCTTGAACATGATCTTGTACTCCGCAGTCTCTTGCTTCatcggcaaaattgacaaaaatgacctctGGGGAaaagaactcacggagtgacccTTCGGGGAAAATATGTCATCCGGCTGACCTTTTTGTGtgccgccacactacactgtgtgacgcttaGCCGTTCGGCGCCACATCCCCCGACCACCTGTCAGGGagggcccacccccaggccgtgtgacgcctaagcctcaggcgtcacacattgtaatgtgtggcgccgaacgcttaggtgccacacattgacttaactggccacgggccagcctccctccccaccccctccccattcccctccctcattcaaacagcaacggcggcggctggctctcttcgaatccctaatcccctcccccatcttcttcagatctggtgatttcttccttggattgatcccccaaggtaatctcctcccccatctccttccgtttcccatccttctatccaagtggaataggtttttgttgagtagattgatttgagtaggttcttaggatttgactagttaggatacgagttcttaggatttgagtagttagtatattagtagttagtatatgagtattaGGAGTTAgtatattagtagttagtattagtagttagtatatgagtatatgagtagtagtACATATTATTAGTTAGTATtaatagttagtatatgagtatatgagtagtagttcatattagtagttactatatgagtatatgagtagtagtagttcatatgagttcttaggatttgagtagttaggatatgtagattagtggattagtagatgagtaattttttgaatatgagtatttttcttgtgatttgtaggatggtgtggcttctgaataatgtttatgacgttgaacaccgggcctatttcatgtcggagaagaaaatgataagtagaaaatgattagtagatgagtaattttttgaaaatgtaataagcacttgatatcttcttctcctatctgtttgcaggagcttatgcccttgaagatccggtctcatggggcatcgtctgtaatgcagtacgatgagcggtacaccccaTACATCGAGACGACaggactccttccattcgtgcagcttgtgagtcggtcaatgCCCAATCTGAACCCTGCGGCAGTCACATCACttattgatcgttggaggccggagacacatagttttcacctcccgACCGGAGATGacggttactcttcaagatgtttccatgatcaccgcactttcgatcgaggggaagcctctttgtatgagcactgattccgagggatggcggcaacaaatggaggttcttattggtatgtcgccgaaggagccggaggtagaagatggagggaagaaagatagagtcccggccggcgctcctttcacttggattgccgcgaactttgctcattgtcctgaggacgcagatgacgaggtgatccagaggtatgctcgcgtgtacatgtggtacgtcatctttaggactatctttgctgacggcactggcaagaatgctccatggctgtggctgaaggcgttgactgttttcgacaacaagttcagctggggctcggccgcactggcttacttgtatcggcaggtaataaattgttagtattaagtactctctgttatctttttctgctaaactcatgcatgtttgttgttacttctagttggacgatgcttgtcgcaggaccACAAAagacggtggagttggtggttgtatgctcctactttcagtatggagctgggaacgcctacctgttggacgccctaaaagctcacagtggaatacctgggatgaccacggcaaccctgtacggcaacctacatgggcttacaagtgggacttggtatcggaggtggcaagcgaagtgaacctattgtacaagcaatacaccaacgagatggattcgcttacccccgagcaggtaagatggattcagagttgacttccagcttttatgttgtgagtaaaatgaattgtgccttttatgttgtgttgtaggtggaatggcagccatatggtgtcgggccaaactttggtgatgcacacacacGTTCAAGCTCAATCCACTATGCGTGCAGGaaaaacatctttggctaatgcgttgtccccttatatgcaattgggcggttgagtttcatctcccgcatcgtgtgatgcatcaatttgggttctttcagccacacccgccggagtgggtggacacggacacacagcttcacaggtaacaaaaaagaagtactgattagttttgttcttagtgttgagcgagctactgatgggttttgttaaaagcaggttggataggag harbors:
- the LOC123407530 gene encoding 60S ribosomal protein L10a-like; amino-acid sequence: MSKLQSDAVKDAITQIVGEAREKKRKFTETVELQIGLKNYDPQKDKRFSGSVKLPHIPRPKMRVCMLGDAQHVDQAEKMGLDYMDVESLKKMNKNKKLVKKLAKKYHAFLASEAIIKQIPRLLGPGLNKAGKFPTLVSHQESLEAKVNETKATVKFQLKKVLCMGVAVGNLSMDEKQIQQNIQMSVNFLVSLLKKNWQNVRCLYVKSTMGKRVRVF